A genomic region of Antennarius striatus isolate MH-2024 chromosome 16, ASM4005453v1, whole genome shotgun sequence contains the following coding sequences:
- the si:ch73-141c7.1 gene encoding coenzyme Q-binding protein COQ10 homolog, mitochondrial — MACKKTPLICKALLDMSEAHSSKVLRGNTKRTTFRHLGSFAALMARRTSLPHSPSDTILTPSRSFINLAASINTRRMEYRESRTMGFTPEQIYNVVSRVDQYCHFVPWCKKSRIIKKRETDFLAELEIGFPPIVERYTSEVTLVPNHKVRAVCTDGSLFSHLETVWKFAPGDEDQPDSCKVEFFVSFEFKSLLHSQLANLFFDEVVKQMVGAFESRAATLYWNQQDAPMKRRSA, encoded by the exons ATGGCCTGCAAAAAGACTCCTCTCATCTGTAAGGCGCTGCTGGACATGTCGGAAGCTCATTCTTCAAAAGTTCTGCGTGGAAACACGAAACGAACAACTTTCag ACACCTGGGCTCTTTTGCGGCCTTGATGGCGAGAAGGACCAGCCTACCTCACTCCCCCTCCGACACCATCCTGACGCCGAGCCGCAGCTTCATTAACCTGGCTGCCTCCATCAACACCCGCAGGATGGAATACAGGGAATCCCGGACGATGGG GTTTACTCCAGAGCAGATTTACAATGTGGTGTCCAGAGTTGACCAGTACTGCCACTTCGTTCCCTGGTGCAAGAAGTCTCGGATCATCAAGAAACGAGAAACTGACTTCCTGGCAGAACTTGAAATCGGTTTTCCACCCATTGTGGAGCGCTACACCTCAGAGGTCACCCTTGTCCCAAACCACAAAGTTAGA GCCGTTTGCACTGATGGATCTCTCTTCAGCCATCTCGAAACAGTATGGAAGTTTGCCCCTGGAGACGAAGACCAGCCGGACTCCTGCAAAGTAGAATTCTTT GTATCCTTTGAGTTCAAGTCTCTGCTGCACTCTCAGTTGGCCAACCTCTTCTTCGACGAAGTGGTGAAGCAGATGGTCGGTGCCTTTGAGTCGCGGGCGGCGACGCTCTACTGGAACCAGCAGGACGCCCCGATGAAGCGGCGGTCGGCGTGA
- the LOC137610068 gene encoding complement C1q-like protein 2 codes for MKIVAVLILVFVYLCEGQSNDNSGKVNDGCSLASVTQNVGAIGEKVANMAEKITLLESKLQNAENSILELRSLTGGKPQVAFSAALRDSGSGNIGPFNTPTPLRYKRIFSNIGSNYNPSTGIFTALVKGVYFFRFSMFNNLNPTANSVVSLMKNGERLASVWDTSGPDGNDMGSNAVVIHLEVGDSVFVELGTNRVVYDDGMNYNTFSGFLLFTA; via the exons ATGAAGATCGTTGCAGTTCTGATTCTTGTGTTTGTATATCTATGCGAAGGGCAGAGCAATGACAACAGCGGTAAAGTCAATGATGGCTGCTCCCTTGCTTCTGTAACTCAAAACGTTGGCGCCATTGGAGAAAAAGTTGCAAACATGGCAGAAAAAATAACCTTATTGGAGTCCAAACTCCAAAATGCGGAAAACAGTATCCTGGAGCTGCGGAGTCTGACGGGAG GTAAGCCTCAGGTGGCCTTCTCTGCTGCCCTGAGAGACTCCGGCTCTGGAAACATCGGGCCTTTCAACACCCCCACTCCACTCCGGTACAAGAGGATCTTCTCCAACATCGGCAGTAACTACAATCCTTCAACAG GCATTTTCACTGCATTGGTCAAAGGGGTGTACTTCTTTCGGTTCTCCATGTTCAACAACCTCAATCCTACAGCTAACTCCGTCGTCAGCCTTATGAAGAACGGCGAGCGTCTGGCGTCGGTCTGGGACACGTCAGGGCCGGACGGCAACGATATGGGCAGCAACGCTGTTGTCATCCATCTCGAGGTGGGAGACAGCGTCTTCGTGGAGCTGGGCACTAATAGGGTCGTCTACGATGACGGCATGAACTACAACACCTTCAGTGGATTTCTGCTTTTCACCGCTTGA
- the LOC137609853 gene encoding tolloid-like protein 1 isoform X2 translates to MFRVLLLFLFTRVASGASPNAQCGDSITVESPNYLTSPGYPTTYPPSQNCEWILKTVNKRIIVEFNAYFMLMDTNCTHDYVEVYDGGEETSPKLGRFCGTVAPQQLVSTRNVVLIKFVTDNENEGAGFSLQYERSEEFAVCGDNIVIETEGSITHPAPPFVSLPNQRCAWVLTTPETHQKIVVGIEQLYKIFQTTCEEEYFEIYDGGSEQAPLLAKFCEREPQPVISSGNKVLIKFVNDLVSARFKIQYRIQEKVECGGNIAIEPLGHLTTEGYPMTYRPNQHCVWVLTAPEPEYKIAIKFIGKFYLEGTDCKHDYMEIFDGGNETSHLFGRFCRSDNPPMFVSRGGKVLIKFVTDNETAGVGFSLQYDILKKSINCGGKIDLDSQNYLTSPGYPMTMPPSQHCVWEISAPSPRQKVILDFNENFHVGGTDCMYDYVEVFDGNSEIFPSLGRFCGTVAPPQLISTSSILLIKFVTDSETEGMGFSLRSSGKIFCGRNMTINSPSYLSSLGFPSNYEPSMECVWVLTAPESDQKIVVNFNAYFEIADTDCRQDYLEVYDGGSEQSPVLGRFCGTVAPPQIISTGNSVLIKFITDKNKEGAGFSVTYKIEEKVGDCSRNFTAPTGNITIPDVPKYHSTPRHCTFMILATNGSDIIVDVGKDWKFHTFCHYDFVEIWDGFPSVGTQIGEYCVNNMPSEVHKTPRRVVATSGILSMTVTPNRVLTKDSFSANYTIVRKSPSIHED, encoded by the exons ATGTTTCGCGTGCTGTTGTTGTTCCTTTTCACTCGAGTCGCCTCGGGGGCTTCGCCGAATG CTCAATGTGGAGACAGCATAACGGTCGAATCCCCAAACTACCTGACCTCCCCAGGATACCCCACAACCTACCCTCCCTCCCAGAATTGTGAATGGATATTAAAAACTGTCAATAAGAGAATTATTGTGGAATTCAATGCATATTTTATGCTGATGGACACCAACTGCAC CCACGACTATGTGGAGGTTTACGATGGAGGGGAAGAGACATCACCCAAGTTGGGAAGGTTTTGTGGAACGGTCGCGCCCCAGCAGCTCGTCTCCACGCGTAACGTGGTCCTCATCAAGTTTGTCACCGACAACGAGAACGAGGGAGCGGGGTTCTCTCTTCAGTACGAGAGGTCGGAGGAATTTG CTGTATGTGGAGACAATATAGTGATAGAGACTGAAGGCTCCATAACCCATCCTGCCCCTCCCTTCGTTTCCCTGCCAAACCAGCGTTGTGCATGGGTCTTAACAACCCCCGAAACTCACCAGAAGATTGTTGTCGGTATCGAGCAGCTGTATAAAATTTTTCAAACAACCTGCGA GGAAGAGTATTTTGAGATTTACGATGGGGGAAGTGAGCAGGCACCCTTGTTGGCAAAGTTTTGCGAAAGGGAGCCACAACCAGTCATCTCCAGTGGCAACAAGGTCCTCATCAAATTTGTCAACGACTTAGTATCAGCGAGATTCAAAATTCAGTACAGGATACAAGAGAAAG TTGAGTGTGGTGGGAACATAGCAATAGAGCCTCTTGGCCACCTGACCACCGAAGGATATCCTATGACTTACCGACCCAACCAGCattgtgtgtgggtgttaaCAGCCCCTGAACCCGAATATAAGATTGCCATCAAATTCATTGGCAAGTTTTATCTGGAGGGCACTGACTGCAA ACATGACTACATGGAGATTTTTGATGGCGGGAATGAGACGTCACACTTATTTGGGAGGTTTTGTAGGTCAGATAATCCACCAATGTTCGTCTCCAGAGGCGGCAAAGTCCTCATCAAGTTTGTCACGGACAACGAGACAGCCGGCGTTGGGTTCTCTCTTCAGTACGACATCTTAAAGAAATCTA TTAACTGTGGAGGGAAAATAGACCTAGATTCCCAGAACTACCTGACCTCCCCAGGATATCCCATGACCATGCCGCCCTCCCAGCATTGTGTGTGGGAGATATCGGCCCCTAGTCCCAGGCAGAAGGTTATCCTTGATTTCAATGAGAATTTTCATGTGGGAGGCACTGACTGCAT gtATGACTATGTGGAGGTTTTCGACGGCAACAGCGAGATTTTTCCCTCTTTGGGAAGGTTTTGTGGGACGGTTGCACCTCCTCAGCTCATCTCGACTTCGAGTATTCTCCTCATAAAGTTCGTCACAGACAGCGAGACGGAGGGAATGGGGTTCTCCCTTCGGAGCTCTGGGAAaattt TCTGTGGAAGGAACATGACCATAAATTCTCCGAGCTACCTGTCCTCCCTAGGATTTCCTTCAAACTACGAGCCCTccatggagtgtgtgtgggttttaaCAGCCCCTGAATCTGATCAGAAGATTGTCGTCAACTTCAATGCATATTTTGAGATAGCGGACACTGACTGCAG GCAGGACTACCTGGAGGTTTACGATGGGGGGAGTGAGCAGTCACCTGTCTTGGGAAGGTTTTGTGGGACAGTTGCACCTCCTCAGATCATCTCCACGGGCAACAGTGTCCTCATCAAGTTCATCACGGACAAAAATAAAGAGGGAGCAGGGTTTTCTGTCACGTACAAGATAGAGGAGAAAG TTGGGGACTGTTCCAGGAACTTTACGGCTCCTACAGGCAACATCACGATACCAGATGTCCCCAAGTATCATTCCACCCCACGGCACTGCACCTTCATGATCTTAGCCACAAACGGGTCTGACATCATAGTTGACGTTGGCAAGGATTGGAAATTTCACACCTTTTGTCACTACGATTTTGTAGAGATCTGGGATGGCTTCCCTTCAG TTGGTACCCAAATTGGGGAATACTGTGTCAATAACATGCCGAGTGAAGTCCATAAGACACCGAGACGAGTCGTCGCCACTAGCGGCATTCTGTCCATGACTGTCACCCCCAACAGAGTCCTCACCAAAGACAGTTTCTCAGCCAACTACACCATCGTTAGGAAGAGCCCCTCCATCCATGAAGACTGA
- the LOC137609853 gene encoding tolloid-like protein 1 isoform X1: protein MFRVLLLFLFTRVASGASPNGRLRTDDMAAGSTAQCGDSITVESPNYLTSPGYPTTYPPSQNCEWILKTVNKRIIVEFNAYFMLMDTNCTHDYVEVYDGGEETSPKLGRFCGTVAPQQLVSTRNVVLIKFVTDNENEGAGFSLQYERSEEFAVCGDNIVIETEGSITHPAPPFVSLPNQRCAWVLTTPETHQKIVVGIEQLYKIFQTTCEEEYFEIYDGGSEQAPLLAKFCEREPQPVISSGNKVLIKFVNDLVSARFKIQYRIQEKVECGGNIAIEPLGHLTTEGYPMTYRPNQHCVWVLTAPEPEYKIAIKFIGKFYLEGTDCKHDYMEIFDGGNETSHLFGRFCRSDNPPMFVSRGGKVLIKFVTDNETAGVGFSLQYDILKKSINCGGKIDLDSQNYLTSPGYPMTMPPSQHCVWEISAPSPRQKVILDFNENFHVGGTDCMYDYVEVFDGNSEIFPSLGRFCGTVAPPQLISTSSILLIKFVTDSETEGMGFSLRSSGKIFCGRNMTINSPSYLSSLGFPSNYEPSMECVWVLTAPESDQKIVVNFNAYFEIADTDCRQDYLEVYDGGSEQSPVLGRFCGTVAPPQIISTGNSVLIKFITDKNKEGAGFSVTYKIEEKVGDCSRNFTAPTGNITIPDVPKYHSTPRHCTFMILATNGSDIIVDVGKDWKFHTFCHYDFVEIWDGFPSVGTQIGEYCVNNMPSEVHKTPRRVVATSGILSMTVTPNRVLTKDSFSANYTIVRKSPSIHED from the exons ATGTTTCGCGTGCTGTTGTTGTTCCTTTTCACTCGAGTCGCCTCGGGGGCTTCGCCGAATGGTAGGCTTCGAACCGACGACATGGCTGCAGGATCTACAG CTCAATGTGGAGACAGCATAACGGTCGAATCCCCAAACTACCTGACCTCCCCAGGATACCCCACAACCTACCCTCCCTCCCAGAATTGTGAATGGATATTAAAAACTGTCAATAAGAGAATTATTGTGGAATTCAATGCATATTTTATGCTGATGGACACCAACTGCAC CCACGACTATGTGGAGGTTTACGATGGAGGGGAAGAGACATCACCCAAGTTGGGAAGGTTTTGTGGAACGGTCGCGCCCCAGCAGCTCGTCTCCACGCGTAACGTGGTCCTCATCAAGTTTGTCACCGACAACGAGAACGAGGGAGCGGGGTTCTCTCTTCAGTACGAGAGGTCGGAGGAATTTG CTGTATGTGGAGACAATATAGTGATAGAGACTGAAGGCTCCATAACCCATCCTGCCCCTCCCTTCGTTTCCCTGCCAAACCAGCGTTGTGCATGGGTCTTAACAACCCCCGAAACTCACCAGAAGATTGTTGTCGGTATCGAGCAGCTGTATAAAATTTTTCAAACAACCTGCGA GGAAGAGTATTTTGAGATTTACGATGGGGGAAGTGAGCAGGCACCCTTGTTGGCAAAGTTTTGCGAAAGGGAGCCACAACCAGTCATCTCCAGTGGCAACAAGGTCCTCATCAAATTTGTCAACGACTTAGTATCAGCGAGATTCAAAATTCAGTACAGGATACAAGAGAAAG TTGAGTGTGGTGGGAACATAGCAATAGAGCCTCTTGGCCACCTGACCACCGAAGGATATCCTATGACTTACCGACCCAACCAGCattgtgtgtgggtgttaaCAGCCCCTGAACCCGAATATAAGATTGCCATCAAATTCATTGGCAAGTTTTATCTGGAGGGCACTGACTGCAA ACATGACTACATGGAGATTTTTGATGGCGGGAATGAGACGTCACACTTATTTGGGAGGTTTTGTAGGTCAGATAATCCACCAATGTTCGTCTCCAGAGGCGGCAAAGTCCTCATCAAGTTTGTCACGGACAACGAGACAGCCGGCGTTGGGTTCTCTCTTCAGTACGACATCTTAAAGAAATCTA TTAACTGTGGAGGGAAAATAGACCTAGATTCCCAGAACTACCTGACCTCCCCAGGATATCCCATGACCATGCCGCCCTCCCAGCATTGTGTGTGGGAGATATCGGCCCCTAGTCCCAGGCAGAAGGTTATCCTTGATTTCAATGAGAATTTTCATGTGGGAGGCACTGACTGCAT gtATGACTATGTGGAGGTTTTCGACGGCAACAGCGAGATTTTTCCCTCTTTGGGAAGGTTTTGTGGGACGGTTGCACCTCCTCAGCTCATCTCGACTTCGAGTATTCTCCTCATAAAGTTCGTCACAGACAGCGAGACGGAGGGAATGGGGTTCTCCCTTCGGAGCTCTGGGAAaattt TCTGTGGAAGGAACATGACCATAAATTCTCCGAGCTACCTGTCCTCCCTAGGATTTCCTTCAAACTACGAGCCCTccatggagtgtgtgtgggttttaaCAGCCCCTGAATCTGATCAGAAGATTGTCGTCAACTTCAATGCATATTTTGAGATAGCGGACACTGACTGCAG GCAGGACTACCTGGAGGTTTACGATGGGGGGAGTGAGCAGTCACCTGTCTTGGGAAGGTTTTGTGGGACAGTTGCACCTCCTCAGATCATCTCCACGGGCAACAGTGTCCTCATCAAGTTCATCACGGACAAAAATAAAGAGGGAGCAGGGTTTTCTGTCACGTACAAGATAGAGGAGAAAG TTGGGGACTGTTCCAGGAACTTTACGGCTCCTACAGGCAACATCACGATACCAGATGTCCCCAAGTATCATTCCACCCCACGGCACTGCACCTTCATGATCTTAGCCACAAACGGGTCTGACATCATAGTTGACGTTGGCAAGGATTGGAAATTTCACACCTTTTGTCACTACGATTTTGTAGAGATCTGGGATGGCTTCCCTTCAG TTGGTACCCAAATTGGGGAATACTGTGTCAATAACATGCCGAGTGAAGTCCATAAGACACCGAGACGAGTCGTCGCCACTAGCGGCATTCTGTCCATGACTGTCACCCCCAACAGAGTCCTCACCAAAGACAGTTTCTCAGCCAACTACACCATCGTTAGGAAGAGCCCCTCCATCCATGAAGACTGA